The following DNA comes from Denticeps clupeoides chromosome 14, fDenClu1.1, whole genome shotgun sequence.
TAGTTCTCAAGTGAGAATGCTGAGTGTATCAGCATTCCATGGATAGAAGAAACTATAGCAACCTGATTAGACATCAGGCCATCCTTACCTAGAGTGTCTTCAACGGAGTTCACTGCAGCCTTATTGACTTTGAACAAGACCTGTTCAttgctgaaagaaaaaaaaagaaaaaaacaacatttcatatTACATGCGTGGAGTGTAATCAAACTGAACCGTAACTGCAAATGGCGTCTCACGTTCTGACTCTCCTGACCACGTTGAGTCGGATTAAGGCATTGAGAGCGTTCTTCTGCAAGTCGGATGAAAGCACTTCGTAGCATTTCAGActgcctgaaataaaaaaatgtttaaaaaatccagaaaatcacctGCACTACCAATACGCACCAGAAGAGGTCAGTACCTGCCTATTGCAGGATCAAAATGATTCAAATTTTTAAATTTGACTTGGCAATACACGCACACCGAAGCACACACAAGGAACAGAGGAGGCACCTGATAAATGGAGTTTGACAGCAAAGCTCCGAACTGCAGGGATGAACTGCTTCTCAGTAAGGTTCTCTGTAGCCTCCTCACGCAGATAACGACACACAAcctagacagacacacacacagaatttctGAGATGTTTCAACAGACAGGCACACTGTATACTGACTATACAAACCTCATACCCTGCATCAAGAATGGCAGACTGATTTTATGCAATGGGCAGTTTAACTGGGGTAGAAGAACTAAAAACAACAAGATACCTGATACCCCTGCAGGAAGGGCTCCAAGAGCAGCGTGAGGAAGGACAGCACAGTCCGGCCGCTCTCTGCCATCACCACATCCTGGTGTAGGAGCTCCACAGCCCCACACTTCACCAGCAGGTGACAGGCCTCATCGAAGTCCTGCAGGAGGACGCATAGCTAGTGATGACGAGAACTCCAAACTAAACGTGTTACTTTGGATTTTATTTCAACAGGGTTGTACTAATATTTCAGGACTACAAAAAGGTGACTGAGGTAAATGACTCATTCCTGCAGAAACATCATCTCACCTGTACAGAAGCTCCAGGAGAGAGGATGAACTCGTCAGAGAACACGTTGCGCAGGAAGTCGAAGCAGCTGTAGATGTCCTCTACCGTAAGAAACAtcgtttttttaacattaaaagatgacatgctgtatttaaaaaagCCCTAGACCTCCCTCACCCTTCCGGGAAGAGTTGGCGTTGCTCAAAGCCATGGCCAGCAGCGCGGGCCGCAGGAACACGTGCAGGACCTGGTTCCTGTAGGAGGCGCAGGACAAAACGCTCACGGCCCGGTTGAACAGCGCCTCCTCTGGGGTCTCGGGGCCCTGCGGGCCCTCTACTACCAGGCTGATGCGGCTGCCAGACACACAAGCCAGGTTCCTGTGCAGAGAGATGCTGGAGGAGACCACCATACTGCAGGGAGTGTGATCTGGAGACAAAGAGGTTGTTAAACAGTGACGCATGATGCTGGGCCATTGTCAGGGCGACTGCTGACCAAACAGCAGAGAGTAGCATAGTgtgcccccccccttccccacagCCCTGTGACGCCCCCCAAGCGGTGTTCCCACCCAGTCTGACAGagcatcacatcacatcatgtTACATCATGGCTGCTGGCCACATAAACACTGTATTGTCAACGCCACTCCCCAAACAGACCAGACAACACAGTCCTGACAAAGGAGTGTTAAGCCATTGAGTTAAAGCCACTTCTAAACAGGGTGGCCTCATTTATGgcatattaaagtgaagtgattgtcactgaaacacagcagcagggcacacacagtgaaatttgtcccctgcatttaacccatcaccctaagtgagcagtgggcagccatgacaggcgcccggggagcagtgtgtggggatggtgctttgctcagtggcaccttggcggattgggatgtgaactggcaaccttctgattacggggccaccaagTACCACTTTACTATTAAGGGGTCTTGTACCTGGCCAGTCTAAAAAGGCTCCGAACATTCGAGCCAGGTCCCGGAGCCAGGACGTCTGTTCCATCAGCTCAGTCAGCTCCATCCCCTCCACGCTCTGCAGAAGGAGCGTCGCAACCAGGACCCAGGGCTTCACCACCATGTTCTCCTGCTGCAGCCGAACTATCCTGTAGGCCACGTCGTTCACGAAGGCCTGCGTCTCCTCACTGGGCTTCTGGGCTACGTGTCTGAAACAgaaatcaaatatatattaGAACACACAAATCGATTTTAAATGAAAGCTACCCTGTAAAAGcacataatatgtaatatgctGGTTTAAAAAACGAAATCTCATTAGGAGATGTTTGTACCCAGAGCCTCCACACCTTGGTGTTAGGTTAAATTGCGATCGATTGATCCGGCCCTGGGCCAGACTGCGAACCGACACCGGTGGGCTGAAGTAGACGTGCATGCTGCCGTAGTCTTCGC
Coding sequences within:
- the gnpat gene encoding dihydroxyacetone phosphate acyltransferase isoform X1, encoding MASKALYSHRDPVLKKRDDFEDILEERRNSSDLRYAFKCYTPVLYRGLTPCKAATLKSMVLQSEQLLHVINQVSAESGESTDVVKDEAAAILEEMAHRLQLRTIRFFAYTLSKAFKALYRSVCVNEEGIQRLQQAMQEHPVVLLPSHRSYMDFLMMSYILYTYDLSLPVIAAGMDFLGMKFVGEMLRMSGAFFIRRSFGGDQLYWAVFSEYVKTMLRKGYAPIEFFLEGTRSRTCKSLTPKLGLLNIVMEPFFKGEVFDVNLVPVSMSYERVLEESLYARELLGVPKPKESTSGLLKARKILSEDYGSMHVYFSPPVSVRSLAQGRINRSQFNLTPRCGGSGHVAQKPSEETQAFVNDVAYRIVRLQQENMVVKPWVLVATLLLQSVEGMELTELMEQTSWLRDLARMFGAFLDWPDHTPCSMVVSSSISLHRNLACVSGSRISLVVEGPQGPETPEEALFNRAVSVLSCASYRNQVLHVFLRPALLAMALSNANSSRKEDIYSCFDFLRNVFSDEFILSPGASVQDFDEACHLLVKCGAVELLHQDVVMAESGRTVLSFLTLLLEPFLQGYQVVCRYLREEATENLTEKQFIPAVRSFAVKLHLSGSLKCYEVLSSDLQKNALNALIRLNVVRRVRTNEQVLFKVNKAAVNSVEDTLGGRIPTQKSILARL
- the gnpat gene encoding dihydroxyacetone phosphate acyltransferase isoform X2, translating into MASKALYSHRDPVLKKRDDFEDILEERRNSSDLRYAFKCYTPVLYRGLTPCKAATLKSMVLQSEQLLHVINQVSAESGESTDVVKDEAAAILEEMAHRLQLRTIRFFAYTLSKAFKALYRSVCVNEEGIQRLQQAMQEHPVVLLPSHRSYMDFLMMSYILYTYDLSLPVIAAGMDFLGMKFVGEMLRMSGAFFIRRSFGGDQLYWAVFSEYVKTMLRKGYAPIEFFLEGTRSRTCKSLTPKLGLLNIVMEPFFKGEVFDVNLVPVSMSYERVLEESLYARELLGVPKPKESTSGLLKARKILSEDYGSMHVYFSPPVSVRSLAQGRINRSQFNLTPRHVAQKPSEETQAFVNDVAYRIVRLQQENMVVKPWVLVATLLLQSVEGMELTELMEQTSWLRDLARMFGAFLDWPDHTPCSMVVSSSISLHRNLACVSGSRISLVVEGPQGPETPEEALFNRAVSVLSCASYRNQVLHVFLRPALLAMALSNANSSRKEDIYSCFDFLRNVFSDEFILSPGASVQDFDEACHLLVKCGAVELLHQDVVMAESGRTVLSFLTLLLEPFLQGYQVVCRYLREEATENLTEKQFIPAVRSFAVKLHLSGSLKCYEVLSSDLQKNALNALIRLNVVRRVRTNEQVLFKVNKAAVNSVEDTLGGRIPTQKSILARL